In Pelecanus crispus isolate bPelCri1 chromosome 16, bPelCri1.pri, whole genome shotgun sequence, the following proteins share a genomic window:
- the SF3A3 gene encoding splicing factor 3A subunit 3 isoform X2, with protein sequence METILEQQRRYHEERERLMDVMVKEMLTKKSTLRDQINSDHRTRAMQDICVPMSVEFEELLKARDNPSEEAQNLVEFTDEEGYGRYLDLHDCYLKYINLKSSEKLDYITYLSTFDQLFDIPKERKNAEYKRYLEMLLEYLQDYTDRVKPLLDQNELFGKIQTEFEKKWENGTFPGWPKETSSALTHAGAHLDLSAFSSWEELASLGLDRLKSALLALGLKCGGTLEERAQRLFSTKGKSLESLDPSLFAKNPKTKGSKRDTERNKDLAFLEAQIYEYVEVLGEQRHLTHENVQRKQARTGEEREEEEEEQISESESEDEENEIIYNPKNLPLGWDGKPIPYWLYKLHGLNINYNCEICGNYTYRGPKAFQRHFAEWRHAHGMRCLGIPNTAHFANVTQIEDAVSLWAKLKQQKASERWQPDTEEEYEDSSGNVVNKKTYEDLKRQGLL encoded by the exons ATGGAGACCATCCTGGAGCAGCAGCGGCGTTACCATGAGGAGCGGGAGCGGCTTATGGACGTGATGGTGAAGGAGATGCTCACCAAGAAGTCCACG ctccgCGACCAGATCAACTCGGACCACCGGACGCGGGCCATGCAGGAC ATCTGCGTTCCGATGTCAGTGGAGTTTGAGGAACTGTTGAAGGCCAGAGACAACCCAAGTGAAGAAGCTCAAA ATTTGGTGGAGTTCACAGATGAGGAAGGGTATGGACGATACTTAGATCTGCATGATTGTTATCTCAAGTACATTAATCTAAAATCATCAGAG AAATTGGATTATATCACTTACTTATCCACATTTGACCAACTCTTTGATATTCccaaggagaggaaaaatgctGAATATAAGAG GTACCTTGAAATGCTTCTTGAGTACCTACAGGATTACACAGATCGAGTGAAACCGTTACTGGACCAGAACGAACTTTTTGGGAAAATTCAGACTGAGTTTGAAAAGAAGTGGGAAAATGGAACCTTCCCTGGCTGGCCG AAAGAGACCAGCAGTGCACTCACTCATGCTGGAGCCCACCTGGATCTCTCAGCATTTTCCTCTTGGGAG GAATTGGCCTCCCTGGGACTGGACAGATTAAAATCAGCTTTACTGGCCCTGGGACTAAAATGTGGCGG GACTCTGGAAGAGCGTGCTCAGAGACTTTTTAGCACTAAGGGCAAATCCCTAGAGTCACTTGATCCTTCCTTGTTTGCTAAGAATCCAAAgacaaaaggaagcaaaag AgacactgaaagaaataaagatctTGCATTCCTGGAAGCTCAGATTTATGAGTATGTAGAAGTTCTTGGG GAACAGAGACACCTCACTCACGAGAATGTGCAGCGTAAACAAGCACGGacaggggaagagagggaggaggaggaggaagagcagatcAGTGAAAGTGAGagtgaagatgaagaaaatgaaataatttataatcCTAAAAATCTGCCTCTTGGTTGGGATGGCAAG CCAATCCCATACTGGTTATATAAGTTACATGGTTTAAACATCAACTACAATTGTGAGATTTGTGGTAACTACACCTACCGAGGGCCCAAAGCTTTTCAGCGTCACTTTGCA GAGTGGCGACATGCTCACGGGATGAGATGCCTGGGCATTCCCAATACTGCACATTTTGCCAATGTCACACAGATTGAGGATGCAGTCTCGT TGTGGGCAAAGCTGAAACAACAGAAGGCTTCAGAGAGATGGCAGCCCGACACAGAG GAGGAATATGAGGATTCCAGCGGGAACGTGGTGAATAAAAAGACCTATGAAGACTTGAAACGTCAAGGGCTGCTGTAG
- the SF3A3 gene encoding splicing factor 3A subunit 3 isoform X1 — METILEQQRRYHEERERLMDVMVKEMLTKKSTLRDQINSDHRTRAMQDRYMEVSGNLRDLYDDKDGLRKEELSAISGPNEFAEFYNRLKQIKEFHRKHPNEICVPMSVEFEELLKARDNPSEEAQNLVEFTDEEGYGRYLDLHDCYLKYINLKSSEKLDYITYLSTFDQLFDIPKERKNAEYKRYLEMLLEYLQDYTDRVKPLLDQNELFGKIQTEFEKKWENGTFPGWPKETSSALTHAGAHLDLSAFSSWEELASLGLDRLKSALLALGLKCGGTLEERAQRLFSTKGKSLESLDPSLFAKNPKTKGSKRDTERNKDLAFLEAQIYEYVEVLGEQRHLTHENVQRKQARTGEEREEEEEEQISESESEDEENEIIYNPKNLPLGWDGKPIPYWLYKLHGLNINYNCEICGNYTYRGPKAFQRHFAEWRHAHGMRCLGIPNTAHFANVTQIEDAVSLWAKLKQQKASERWQPDTEEEYEDSSGNVVNKKTYEDLKRQGLL, encoded by the exons ATGGAGACCATCCTGGAGCAGCAGCGGCGTTACCATGAGGAGCGGGAGCGGCTTATGGACGTGATGGTGAAGGAGATGCTCACCAAGAAGTCCACG ctccgCGACCAGATCAACTCGGACCACCGGACGCGGGCCATGCAGGAC aggtACATGGAAGTGAGTGGCAACCTGAGAGACTTGTATGACGACAAGGACGG CTTACGGAAAGAAGAACTCAGTGCCATTTCAGGGCCAAATGAATTTGCAGAATTCTACAACAGACTGAAACAAATTAAGGAATTTCACCGGAAGCACCCAAATGAG ATCTGCGTTCCGATGTCAGTGGAGTTTGAGGAACTGTTGAAGGCCAGAGACAACCCAAGTGAAGAAGCTCAAA ATTTGGTGGAGTTCACAGATGAGGAAGGGTATGGACGATACTTAGATCTGCATGATTGTTATCTCAAGTACATTAATCTAAAATCATCAGAG AAATTGGATTATATCACTTACTTATCCACATTTGACCAACTCTTTGATATTCccaaggagaggaaaaatgctGAATATAAGAG GTACCTTGAAATGCTTCTTGAGTACCTACAGGATTACACAGATCGAGTGAAACCGTTACTGGACCAGAACGAACTTTTTGGGAAAATTCAGACTGAGTTTGAAAAGAAGTGGGAAAATGGAACCTTCCCTGGCTGGCCG AAAGAGACCAGCAGTGCACTCACTCATGCTGGAGCCCACCTGGATCTCTCAGCATTTTCCTCTTGGGAG GAATTGGCCTCCCTGGGACTGGACAGATTAAAATCAGCTTTACTGGCCCTGGGACTAAAATGTGGCGG GACTCTGGAAGAGCGTGCTCAGAGACTTTTTAGCACTAAGGGCAAATCCCTAGAGTCACTTGATCCTTCCTTGTTTGCTAAGAATCCAAAgacaaaaggaagcaaaag AgacactgaaagaaataaagatctTGCATTCCTGGAAGCTCAGATTTATGAGTATGTAGAAGTTCTTGGG GAACAGAGACACCTCACTCACGAGAATGTGCAGCGTAAACAAGCACGGacaggggaagagagggaggaggaggaggaagagcagatcAGTGAAAGTGAGagtgaagatgaagaaaatgaaataatttataatcCTAAAAATCTGCCTCTTGGTTGGGATGGCAAG CCAATCCCATACTGGTTATATAAGTTACATGGTTTAAACATCAACTACAATTGTGAGATTTGTGGTAACTACACCTACCGAGGGCCCAAAGCTTTTCAGCGTCACTTTGCA GAGTGGCGACATGCTCACGGGATGAGATGCCTGGGCATTCCCAATACTGCACATTTTGCCAATGTCACACAGATTGAGGATGCAGTCTCGT TGTGGGCAAAGCTGAAACAACAGAAGGCTTCAGAGAGATGGCAGCCCGACACAGAG GAGGAATATGAGGATTCCAGCGGGAACGTGGTGAATAAAAAGACCTATGAAGACTTGAAACGTCAAGGGCTGCTGTAG